In the genome of Fusarium keratoplasticum isolate Fu6.1 chromosome 13, whole genome shotgun sequence, the window CGGCGGTGACGACGTGAGGGATGTCGACCATTATCGCCATTTGCTTCGTTCTTGGCCCGTCCCTCCTAGGACTAAGCGCGGCGATGAGAGCGAGTATGCCTACGACTTGGTTTGTCGGCGCGAGTCTCACCCTGCAAATATTTTTCTTCAAGATCGGCCGCGGTCCGTCCTTTTCCCTTCTCCGTGGTGGACCGGGATGCCTTATCCTCCGTTGGTACATCCAACCCACGACGCTCAATCTCCGCCATGACTTTCTCATGAAAGGGTTTCGCATCAGTCGTGTAAGATTTCGGCACGCTGACGGACGGAAGACTCCCACGTCTGTTATCAACATACCACTGAACCAATGGAATGCCACCATATCGCATTGGTCTCGGCTCGGTGTTTGGGGCGAGAGCAGCCTGTGTCGGGAGGGGCTGGGGTAGATATTGGACCGAAGAACGATTGTCTTGACGCTCAGGCTCAAGGGTGATCCTAGGACGAAATGGGAGTGACTCGCTGCGATGCGACTGAGTGCATGGCTGGGCAGGACCCTGTCGGGGTCTTGCCGGCGTGTCATTGATACCCGAGCCAGCATAAGCCGATTTTCGCCACTCATCGAATGGGCGATAACTCTACTCATCACGGGCGTTGGAAACCTGTGTTCGATGACCGTGGGGGCTCTCAAACGACGTGCCGTCTGGGAATGAACCGGGAATGAAGGGTGGGCTGGGAAAATATTGGCCGGGGGCAGCGTGATTACGTGGTGTCCAGTCTTGCGAGCTATCGGGGTGAGTGGACTTGACGGAATATTCGACGCCATGAGGGACGTTGGCCTGTTGCGAATGCTGGCTGTCTCCATGATATCCCTGATCCCAAGTTTGATGTCCGTCTGAGTGTGGCACCTCGCATTCCGTAAAGGTCTGGTCTCTAGAAGACGGACGAGCCCAAGATGTTTGAACAATCCGTTCAGGCTGTGGTGAAATGATTGGAGTAGGCGTATAGCCTTGTCGGTAGGCATGATCCAGAGAAACAGCCCCTCCGCCGTCGgccgtggctggctgctgcACCATGGAATGGCTTTGACGCTGTTCTTGGTGGCTCTGATCCTCCTGATGGCTTCCTCTCTGAGTATACTCCCCCAACTTCGATACGGCCTGACGAACAGCCGACAGCCCTGCACCCAAGGACGAGGCTTTTAATGGTTACTGATCCTCTACACGAGGTTCGACATCTTCCAGAACGTGCTCCTCGACAATCGCGTCCACGGTGCCTTCAACGCCGGCACCTTGTTCTTTATccaacttcatcatggctttTCTCCAATGGGCCCTTGTGGATGTGAACGACTGCGTACCACCCCCGGACTCGCCCACCCACTTCTCTGGGAACATTTCTTCCCCCTCTTCGCTCTCTTGGGGAGGCAAATACTTTTCCATCCACGCAAGGTCGATTTGGGTGAAGCCCAGGTCGTTATCCTCAGTACCATGTTCGAGGAAGAAACGGCGGAGTTCCCTCCCACGACGGATGTAGTCCACCTTTTCcttgggcatgatggctgtGGTTCTGTGGTGATTGTTGACGAGGCGGGAATAGGTGGTCTTGGCTGGACCTTTGTAGAGGACTAGGGGAGGTGGGAGTTTGGAGGAGCGCATAAGGTTTCGTGGGAAAGCCTGAATATCAGCTGAGATTGCAGGTAGCTTGAGGAAAAGGTAGAGGAAGACATAAAATCACGGCTTTATGGGCGAAGGGCTCAACCTTCAACAAAAAATTTCCGCAGTAGTCTGTCTTTGTCAACAGGCTTTGTTGTTGTAGGTCAGGCGTCACATATTGCACAAAGAGGAGGGCTGAAATTCAAGGGGATGATGGCTGCTCAGCTGACTCTTGTGTCTCGGTCTGCCAGTAGGACGCGACAGAAATCTTGGCCAGACGAACCGGGCAGAAAGCTATTCTTTGTTCTTCCAACTGTTCAGAGATGACGTGGCCTGATAGGGGCTGGCTGGGCCGTCATGTGCGGACTGCCTTGTGCGCCAGTAGTCCACATAAGCACTAACACACCAGGGGTAGTGAGTTTATTTGTCCTCCAAATGAGCGGTTCGCTTTTCCGTTGTGGCTATGTGGTGTCGTGGTTGAAAAGGAACCTAGTTCTGATATAACGTATGTGATAAGTGAGTGGgccagacaagcgagtgggccaaaaatcccttaacctctcttcttctcaattgataaattaattcttaactacctaagatatcttaattaaataaagaggCAAATATCCTTTTTACTCTTTAAGCCCtctaaaataacctaaaattaagTATCTAGAAAGCCGCAGAgatctataatatatactataatACCTTAAGTCGCCGGCAGAAAGGTATATAGTCTTAATGTGATATTATtcctaaattatataagctatctaatctagaggaatagattattatttagtttattcttaacttagatttataagggTTTTccctataattatataatattaaagaaatagcgAATTAGCTACTTActaactataatatattacttattagTAAGTAATAGGCTattaactttattaagtaatatctagaccttaagacttatttcttttataaatataactattagagggctaaatataaagacctaattattatttataattaatttatacttataataaatataattataaaatataatattacccttactaatatctataactttaataagactagctttataataggtataattataagtaaaatagttattataagcATAGAGAGgtataaaaagctaaaattaatttagctTAAAAACTAGGAATAGGCTATAGTTATTTAGgcgattaatataaaaggataagtaatctagctatttattataaatataagctaatattacctcgctagCTAGTattaagaaagtaacctcccgggtaattaagctattactataacttataatagctaaactaataataagataagtcttaagtagcttaaatactttaattactatataattatttaattaaataattactattatcttttaatccttaataaatataaaagttattatttaattaaatttaagaaatattataaaaaaaataaaattattatactttatatatcgccttatttatcttacttactttagcctcttaatattaggtactttaggcCactaaaaaagatatataattaagagattaagtaattaattagatattttattacctatattttaaagactaagttcttcTTAGCCTTTTACGCTGCCtattaggctattataacgataagtaatattaagGGAGGTTTTAGAGGAGCTAGGCTTATTTCTTTAGACCCcgaaaatattatattaaagcttaatatatatctatagACCCTAATGCCCCTTAAGGAGAAGATTAGCTAGCCTAacccttaggtcttaaagaccctaaGGATAGCCcttaaagctagctcttagtctaaatacctcaaaagataaattaaaaggtattaaaatagctctctaaAATCTATTCTTAAGGCTctaaaattattaataaaggggataaaggtaataatatataagataaccttattaaagtCTAAGGTTAAGAAcctttaataattaaataaggcCCTTAATAGGTAACGCAAAGTAAAAAGAACCTACCTATAAGATAAAGGGAAGATAACTATAGATAAGGTAAGggaagtaattaattaaatagatattaatatatagatataggctaaatcgtcgagaagtagTAGTTAAGGTAGGTTAGCGCGACTAAAGGAAAGCTACTATGGAATATGCGGTAAGGCCAGTTATAATagaagaatatattaaattattattaagctatctaaggaagaagaaagtaatttaatttaattaactaaatgctttattatatttttatcttaaatcctatcttaaaggttaagatttttggcccactcgcttatctgGCCTACTCACTTATCACATACGTTATCACTTTGCGGGACAACACCAGGCCAATATCCGAACCGTGGCTTGCTAGCTTACGGTAAACAGCAATAGCGCAGGAGACTTTTCCGGTATGGTTTCAATATTGAAGCAAGCAATGACAGATCGAGCCCCTGACTGCCACACCGCCGCTGTTCCTCTCATTCAACTCAGACTGGAGTCTGTACGACACACGAGAAGTCAAGAACGAAACGTGCTATGTATGGTGCATATTAGATGTTTTACAGGCAATGTTTGGGGCAGCTTAATACTAGATGACATGCAGTTTATTTATCCTCGCTACCAATCTTTCCTAGCCCACAAGCGTCCAACCCACACCCATCGTCATAGCTCCCCACTACTCGTCATCAAGCACACAGCTCCTTCAGGGCATCGATTCTTGATTCTCGACGCTTCTCAtcgtccttgggcttgttcCTGGTAAGCGCGGGCACAAACCATTGGGCATAATGCCCTCTGACATGATCGTTAGAGAGAAGCGATCCAATTTCCATCAAGGTAAGCATGTGCTCATTCTCAGTCTCCCAGTCAGTGCTTGGCTTAAGAGCAGTATCTTGGGATGGCAAATGCCGCGCCGTCCAGTCCAGATCTGCACCGGCATGTTGGGCGGTGGCCTTGAGAATGGCCATCAGCACGCGGTGATGCCATTCTTTGTCAGGCGAAGAGGAGAATGACTGCGGGTAGAACGGCTCGCTGGTTGCATCGAGGTTCAGTACGTCATGGAGAGGCTTGGGGGCCGAGTAAGGGGCgcgctggaggagcttccaGTGGACGTGGCAGACACGAACGCGCCAGGGCTCAACCTACGATTTGTGTCAGCAAAGGGGAGAAGATTGGGGTGGGGAGCAGCTACATTCTTGATGGGCCAGCCAGTTTCGATTCATGGATGCATCAATGGTTCAATGACATCAGTCGTGGGCTGAAGCCAGGACGACACCGATCATGATAGTCATGAGCGCCCCGATGGCGGAGATGGCGACTACAAGCATGGCAAAGAGCTGAAGAGGTGATATGAGAAGTAGTAACTCTGTGAGAGGAGGCTTCGGTGAAGAAAGTCGATACAGAGAACCGGGGTTGAGAGGAGCTAAGTAAGGGAGGATGATTTCAGCCGACAAGATTGTGATGTTGTCATGTATTAATATTTCTCCGTTTTGCCATGTCAGCTAAGGTTCTCTCTTAGAAATTTTATTAATGACAAGCAAAAGGGAATCAAGCTGAAGGAATACGGCGTAATGGGGCGTTGTTTATTATGACAAGGCTGAACGGCTGGCGCGTGACTCCCCGTTGCTTGCTCGATTTCTGACATATCACCCCCACCTGAATCAGGCACGTTTTGCTACACACCTGGTTGGTTTTTCAGGGTCAATGAGACTCCCATCCTTTGTTGCCAGACTTTTTCTGAAACTTCTCTACTCCTGAACGTACTCGTCTGCGGTTGGTCTTGTGAGGTATTAAACCTGACATTAGCATCTGTTTCTGTGTTCATGATTTACTTCATCAAAACTTTCCATCACCTCTGGACTTGTCTCATGCCCGTCTAGGCCTCGCTCTCTTTCATTTATCCTGAAATTCATTTTGATCATAACCAAGAGTCCTTTGTCATTTTTTTGTTGTCTCCAACCTCACTACCGTGtgcccatcatcatgtccGACCGTCACAACCGACTCACCCCTGAGGACATCGCCCGAATGCGCCAGAGCGCGGCAGCGGATCCAGCTTACAGACCCCGATCACGACCTCAGTCTGCTGCCGCAGGAAGCCAGCACCAGGGCTCTCGAGAGTCCCACGCACAGCCTCAACCACCCGGTCGACCATCTTCCGAGCCCGCGGGTCACCATCAACGTCCGTCAAATGGCCCCTTCAAGCCACCCTTGGAGCCCATCGCCGACGACTCGCCAAGAAATCCGCGTCCACCACCGGGAGGATTCCGACAACCCCCTCAAGGTCCATCGGCTGAACCTCCTGAGCATGGTGATCCCCCAAGGCATACAACAGGGGGTGGGACTACAAGTAATCGCCAGAATGAGCAGGCTCACTCTCGGCCACCCCACCAAGACTCCACGGGCCAGTGTAGACAGTCCCGCTCTCAAACAGCGGGCCGGGCTTTTCACGGTGATATTCACCGAGTCCCGGACCACGACAACAACCAGCACAAGAAACCCCCTCCCCCCAGATCCGAGGCCTCCAGTGGCTATACCAACCAGACAGACCCTGGTAAAATACATGAGCATCAACATACCAAGcatggccatggtcatgatcCACACGAGTGCCGTGACCAGGAGCCCCCCCCCCTTCGTTCTCATCCTGGATTCTACTCAAAGCAGGGCCACCAACCACCCCCTGATAAGCAGGCTCCTTCCCCCTATTCAGAGGACAACACTTCAGAAGGCTACTTTAAGCCGCACAACACCCGGCCGCAGACTGACGAAAGCCACCGATCTCGACCCCCTCCCTTTTCCGCTTCGAACACCATGTTGGGGATGGGGCCCTTGCTACCACCTGACTCCCTGAAATGGGTTATGTGGATCATTATTTCGGTCGGTACGATTATACTCATCTACTTCTTCGCCATCAAGTGGAGCATCATCGACGTCAAGGACGGCCTCGTTTCTCTGGTCCCTGCTTTGGTATATGGCACGTTCAGAGCAGTCAAAGATCTTCTCTATGCCACTGGAGAAATCTTTTCCGATGCTGTTTCTGCCACGTATGGAGGAGCCAAGACTTTTCTGTATGAAGTCGGAGAAGTGGCCTCTGACATGCTCGGAGGAGTCTCTGGCGTCACACATGACATGCTTGGAGCAGCCGCTGGCTTCGCATCTTCCGCGTGGgcggtggcttcggctgcgTTTGCATCTCAACAGCAGCGGCCCAGGGGTCCTGCAGTGATCAATGTTGCCCCTCCCAACCCCCTCATTGATACGTGGGCCCCAGGAATCCAGGTGGCCCAATCCATGGCGAAGCAAGTGGGTAGTTTCCTCAAGGTGACGGAAAGAAACACGGTCAAGGATCAGAAGATCAAGCAGGTGCGTCAGCGCAACGAAGAGTACACAAAAGAACTCGCATCTACGCTCGCCGACAACTACCTCTGGGTTGATTTCCTTGTCAAGGATATCGAGAATCATCCCCTGAGCGTGTCATGCTGGCCCACCCCGAGCAACCAGTCGTACTCATGGTTCGGCGGCTTCAAAGTTTCTCAATGTCGTCGCAGACTCGTCGATCAGCTGTAAAAGCTGAGAGAGGCCCTGCGAGATGCCCACGACTCGCGTTCCAAGTTGTTGAGTAAGGTCCGTGATCTCCTCGAGATGGACCTGAACATGATCAGGAGCGCTGCATGTGAACAACGCGATCAATACCGAGGCGCATACTCAAGACATCTCAAAGATATGAACCCGGGCGCTTCTGATAGAAAGGAGGTGGGTTCTTTCCTCGGTAAATTGgcccagcttcttggtgttggtgacTCGACTTGTCGCATGGTTGAAGCCGATTATTCCACCACAGCAACCAAAGTTaacatgatggaggatgaggtgaaGTTTCTCAGGTCCTCCCTGAAATGGCTTGGTGGCTTAATCGAGCAATGGGAAACCAAGGAAGACGATGCGGCAAGTCAAAAGGCGGCTGACGCCGTGGAGAACGTGGTGCTGGATCGAGTCAAAGAgtggttgaagatgacggaGGAATATCATCAGGAAATGTGATATGGGTCTTGCTGTTTCATTTGTCTTTCTTTGCAGCGGATTTTCTCTTTTGTATGGGTTGTTTGAGTAGTTGAGTGATCTGTATCTGGTGATAAAAATACGTCTTTGATGGCAATTTTGACGCCCTTCATTTACTTGCATCTGTTCAAGTGTGTTCATGTGAATCAGAGCCCCGTGTTGAAGCTGGGCaatgatgctatgatgtgttgacaatgtgttctttattgTAACTGAAGCCCGGCCtttgatgggttaactggACCAAAAGATCATGAACCTAAGCCAAAGCCATGGGCCATTCTTCCTTCCTCAACTACAGAGAGTATTGGAATAATCAACTGTCAGAGAAGTACATACAGACGCAAATGCAAGAGCTCAATATCCCAGCTGAATCTTCACCAAGATCGACTTTTCTCGGCTTCATCTCTCCTACTTTCCGCCATCTCCCACAAAGCCACATCCTCTTAGAGGATCAGCATCCAAGTAGGAAATATAGCCGCAATTGCCTCGGTCGGATTCGGTAGATGCAGTCTCACTATAACCTTCTCGCCTTGAGCTCGTGGGCAATCTGGGTACAGGCACCACTGGCCAaactcttccttctccaacttTGGACGGTATGGGGCCCAGAGGCTCGCATGCCACTTGCCTGCTATGTAGTTCTCACTGGAATTGTTTTGCAAGTGGACGATGCCGCCGGAGTCAGCTTGTGAAGCGAGGGACGCGGTGTCGAGAAGCTGTTGAATCCAGAGTGCGATCTTATCTTCCTCGTGTAAGATGTCTTCTTGTTCATTATACACCTCTTCCAGAGCTGATGCAACCACGGTCAAGTTGTGCCTGACGTTGATGAAAAAGCCCATCGAGTCCTTGGTCTTACGGAGCAGCTTTGCCTTTTGGGCCTTTCCCCGTGTTTCTGGGTTGTTTCGGGTCCACCAGGATTTCCAAAAGAGTGATTCTCTTGTGCCCGTGCCGTGGTTGGTGTCTGTAATGTGCTCGGTGGCGTTGCGAGAGATGTCAAGGACCTGGTCTATTTTTCGTATAGCATCCTTCAACAGCTTCCGGAACTCGTTCATCTCTTCCATCATCTTATCCATCATACTGTGCAAACTCGGTCCCACTTCCTGGTCCGCAGTGTCTTTCAAGAAAGCAAGGGTCAAAAGTGGCGAAGGATCTGGAGTTGGGGGAGCTGCTGGCCCGGTTGTATATGGCTTCCCTGATGGCTTCGTCGAGGTGGCATTTTGCGCATCCATCTTTTCTCGAATCATGAGGCTTACCGCTAGCCCCTCGATCGCTGTTCTGCTGGTGGCAGTTGCGCGGCTCTCGAGATACCAAATAGTGTTCAGAAATCTCGTCGTGGCGCGATCCACGGCCTTGGAAACGTTCGAACAGACCTCGTACAAGTCGACCCCGTCGTATACTGGACCGCCCTTTCTCAACTCTTTCTCGTAGTCCCAACGCTCCATTATGTCCATCGTCAGGCCTTGTTCAGGATGCCACATGGTGCCAATATCTTGTACAGGAAGGCACAAATCCCTATTACTGAACATAAGCCCGACGGACAGCGTGTCAAGGGGAAGATTAAAGAAGGTCGAGTTGCGTGGGAAGAGTGCTTGACGGAGACAGAGTTGGTGGAAGCGATCGTAAATTGGGAGCACATCagtgacgatggcttccGGATGAAAGGGCGTGGCTTCGTAGACTGTTTCCAGGGGCTGTTGGCGcggatggaagaaggagatgagagTGGCGAGAAATAAGTAGCATAAAAGGGCGTAACCTGTCCAcaggatgagcttgttgttgatgggtTGCTGAGGCTGTCTCTTGCTGGCCACGTCCTTGACACTCTCTTGAGTGGAAGTTACAGGACGCTGTAATCGTATCAACGAAGGCTTGGGCTGCTCGGGCTGACGTTCTGGGTGGCTCGATGAGACAAGACCAGTGTCAAAcacatcatcttcctcgacccAGAGGTTGGCGTCGCTACTCTGAATGACGTAGTTTGGCGCTGAGGGAAGGGTGTGGCTCTCATCTGGGGCTGCTGCACAAGAAACGGCACGTTGATGGTCATTGAAATGGATGGTAATATCATTACCTCCTTCAGCCAAGGAATGCCAGTATCCATTGTGAAAGCACAACGCAACACCGAGGCCCCTATGCCCAGGCGCAAGGCCAGGGTGCGGGTTCACTCGGAACCGTAAGACGGTGTATTCACCTGTGCGATGCCATTGTGAGCTGGGTGATGAGGGTGGTGACAATGACGGTGGCGGGGAATGTGAGCGGCGGGGATGGGAAGGGgaggacaaagaagatgatgaaaggGACGAAGATGCATCATGGAAAGGGTTTGGCCGTGAAGACTCAGGCGGCTGTTGAGGAGTTGTGGGCCGAGAAGATGAGCCAGAAGGCGATGACGGAGATGGAAATGATCCAGATGCTGACGCTACATGTGgtccagccatggcgaggaATCTCGAGCCTGGAGGGGCATCGTCAGGCTGAGCCGTCCCTGGGTGGGTGGGCAGGCCCTGGTTTTAAGAGGGTCAGCGCTGGGAGGGCTAAGCGGTCCAGCGACACGGCACGTACTACAGGGGTACCATGCTGGCCTAAGGAACGGAAAATGGGACCAGGAGCAAATGGCCGAGCTGGTCGTGAGGGTGACATTACGTTTCGGCGTTTTGGGGCAAACGGCGCAGACATTGCGAGTACTGAATGGAGAAGTAAGTGCATGTACTCCAAGAAAAAACCTGGGGGGGAACTCAAGGTAGAAATAACCTTTCATCTTGGGCAAGGAGAGACGCATGGATCGCCAAGGGGTCTTGAGCTaagccaacaacaccaacacatACTCACAGTATGTACATTCAAACAGTAGCAACGCACGCCCAGACTCTACAAATCGACAAAAGAAAATCCGTAACAAGATGCACATGGTTATTCATTCATTTCATTATTGACCCGGTCCATCGTGAGACCATCCCATGAGCTTCCTGAGGATTGCCGGAACCCGCACACTTCCCTGGGTTTCCCCACCCACACCCTCCATTTCATCCAGCTCAGCCTCCAACGCCGTCTGAGCAAACTCATCCCTCTTTGTCCTCGCAAACTTGGCGCCACACTGTTGCTCAAATTGTTCCCGCAAGTCCCCCGCTGCTCGGATTGCGGTGGAGACCGCAAAGACTATAATCCCAGGCCGTCTGATTTATCCGACCTCTTTATGGCTTGCAAGCGCGAAATCACAGATCACTTGTGTTACCCATTAATGAATCAACTTCTGAACACCAGAACGCCTCCGAAGTAGTTTGCTCGAACGTGGTCGAATTTAAGTGGTTCGCGACTCAAAgaatcatcatctcctttAGGGTGACTGACGGAAGCGTCAAAAAGTTCTTAGCGTGAGGGAATAATGCAAAACATGCCGCTCACCGTAGCTTCAACTCCTGCCTACTTATTCACCCATCTTGCCCACAGGCACATCCATGCTTCTGATTTATATCTGATTTTTCTAGCTTTTTGGAACAAGCGACGGTGGAACTCAAGACACAGCTATGAGTTACATCGTGCATGACGATCATCGTGCATTTTGGTATTCTCAAAAACTGCACCCGGCCAATTCAGCGGAACTCTTAAAAGTGGTAACGTTAGTCCTCCTAGGCGGCCCGCTCTCCGACCTCCTGGGCGTCAGGGCTATCGCAGATCTCGCGAGTAAGGACGATATTCCAGACACAAGATTTTTCCTCATCCAGCAGATTATATTCGGCTAGACTAGGCATAGAGAGGTGACTTACTCTGCTCACAGGCTAGGCAAGCACATCGAGATAGTCTACGATATCGTTCGCGACACGAGGGCAGGTAACTCTAGGATCATACCGTGCGGATCCGCAATAGCGGTATCAATTGCGATTCTTCTATTATGCACTCTCATCCGTGCCATACACAGCTAAGTtaaggaagaggagaagcctATATTGCCAAAATAGAAGACGGCTAGCACGGCATCTAAAACCTCCCAACACATACGGAAATTAGGACCGGATATCATTGCTTTCCCCAAGAGGTTATGCTTATCGATATTCTAGTAGAACTGACGGACTATATACACTGCGCCAATCACAGCTTTCGCAAGACGACAAGTAGGTGGTCCGCCGAATTTGACGTCTCCGTCTCTTCTGCGCTCTGCATTATAACATCCACCCACCTCTCCATATCTTCATCCTTCAAATTCGCCAGTTCTCTTGCGCCTTCGAACCCAAGAAACCCTTCGCAGCTGACCGTCCTCTCAACACTCACTTGATTCTTAAAGCCTTGCAACTCCTTGTCCAGATCAGCAGCATACACATGGAACGACTCAGTATTTATGTTCCTGGTGTACTTGCCGCTGCGTAGATACTGCTGATAAAAGTCCCACTCCTTCGCAAGACGGGTTGGGTTGCGACGCGCCATATCTCGCAGGTGCGCATAAATCGTAACGTAAGCTAGGAGAATATAACCACCAGACTTTGCCATCAGAATGCTGTTGCTTATTACGGTGGCCCGTTCTTCAGTTGCCAGTAGATGGTACAGAGGGCCGAGGCAAAGAACTATGTCAAATGAGCCTTGAGAAGCGTGAAGCGGCGCACGTTGCGCGATTTCAAGAGCATTCGCATGGACGATGGCATCGAATTCCACCACGTTCTCTGCATTTCTTCTAGCGATCTCCAGGTTCTTCTCCGCTAAGTCGTTCAACGTTACTATGTGTCCTTGCTTTGCCAACGCAATAGCTGTAGGCCAGTTAGCAACCAGGACAGAATCTTCCTTTCCACATGTCAGGATATGAATGAGCAATCCTACCATATCTTCCCGGGCCACCACCAATATCTAAGATCTTGGCCCTCCCTAACTCCAGACTGGTAGTGCAGGACTTAATGACTCGCATTGTCACTTCGAACTCTAGTCTCCCCTCGTCCAAACGATGCTCTTCTACCTCGGCGTGCGTGTCGTACCAAGTTTCGACTAGAGTCCTCGATGCCATTTTTTGTTATGTTGTCGTTGTGGCTTGCGTTTTCTGGTCCTGACAGTACCTCATCAGATTACCTGTGTGGTGGCGGTGTTACAACTTGTGATTGTATCATGCCCCGATAGAGGGGTCCGGGGGGCTTCAACGTTAATCCGCTGTACCCCACTTTGCCAACGGCAACAATGACGTGGCCAGGAGCCCCAAACAGTGGACATCCACCCACGATACATATCACTACAGACACCGTGGGAAGAAGTCACTGCCAGCTGTTGGAAGAACTG includes:
- a CDS encoding putative calcineurin-like phosphoesterase, with translation MASRTLVETWYDTHAEVEEHRLDEGRLEFEVTMRVIKSCTTSLELGRAKILDIGGGPGRYAIALAKQGHIVTLNDLAEKNLEIARRNAENVVEFDAIVHANALEIAQRAPLHASQGSFDIVLCLGPLYHLLATEERATVISNSILMAKSGGYILLAYVTIYAHLRDMARRNPTRLAKEWDFYQQYLRSGKYTRNINTESFHVYAADLDKELQGFKNQVSVERTVSCEGFLGFEGARELANLKDEDMERWVDVIMQSAEETETSNSADHLLVVLRKL